A region from the Lates calcarifer isolate ASB-BC8 linkage group LG2, TLL_Latcal_v3, whole genome shotgun sequence genome encodes:
- the LOC108888004 gene encoding F-box/LRR-repeat protein 3: MKRVLQGNEQEDGGGTSAGSQETLKRPCKQRRENDLEEEGTRWECLPQEILLHIFQYLPLLDRAYASQVCRGWNQAFHMPELWRCFEFELNQPASSYLKATHPDLIKQIIKRHSNHLQYVSFKVDSSRESAEAACDILSQLVNCSLKTLGLISTARPSFMELPKSHFISALTVVFVNSKSLSSLKIDDTPVDDPSLKVLVANNSDTLKLLKMSSCPHVSPAGILCVADQCHGLRELALNYHLLSDELLIALSSEKHVHLEHLRIDVVSENPGQQFHTIKKSSWDAMVRHSPKFNLVMYFFLYEDEFGPFFRDEIPVTHLYFGRSVSKDVLGRVGLTCPRLVELVVCANGLRPLDEELIRIAQRCTQLSAIGLGECEVSCSAFVEFVKMCGDRLTQLSIMEEVLVPDHRYGLDDIHWEVSKHLGRVWFPDMMPTW, from the exons ATGAAACGAGTTCTCCAAGGGAATGAGCAGGAGGACGGGGGTGGCACCAGTGCCGGGTCTCAGGAGACTCTTAAACGGCCCTGCAAGCAAAGGAGGGAGAACGatttggaggaggagggcaCCCGCTGGGAGTGTCTGCCTCAGGAGATCCTGCTCCACATCTTCCAGTACCTGCCTCTACTGGACAGGGCTTACGCTTCTCAG GTGTGTCGAGGCTGGAACCAGGCTTTTCACATGCCAGAGCTGTGGCGGTGCTTTGAGTTCGAGTTAAACCAGCCGGCCAGCTCCTACCTGAAGGCCACACACCCAGACCTCATCAAGCAGATAATCAAAAGGCACTCCAACCACCTGCAGTATGTCAGCTTCAAG gtggacagcagcagagagtccGCAGAGGCAGCGTGTGACATCCTCTCTCAGCTCGTGAATTGTTCTTTGAAAACACTGGGGCTCATCTCCACAGCCAGGCCCAGTTTCATGGAGCTGCCCAAA TCTCACTTCATCTCAGCGCTGACAGTGGTTTTTGTCAACTCCAAATCCCTGTCCTCCCTGAAGATTGACGACACGCCAGTGGACGACCCCTCCCTCAAAGTCCTGGTGGCCAATAACAGTGACACACTCAAACTGCTGAAAATGAGCAGTTGCCCTCACGTTTCACCTGCAG GTATCCTATGTGTGGCTGATCAGTGCCACGGCCTGAGAGAACTGGCTCTCAACTACCATTTGCTGAGTGACGAACTTCTCATTGCCCTGTCCTCGGAGAAGCACGTTCACCTTGAGCACCTACGCATTGACGTGGTTAGCGAAAACCCCGGCCAGCAGTTCCACACCATCAAGAAGAGCAGCTGGGACGCCATGGTACGCCACTCTCCCAAATTCAATCTGGTCATGTATTTCTTCCTCTACGAGGACGAGTTTGGCCCCTTCTTCCGCGATGAAATCCCCGTCACGCACTTGTACTTTGGCCGTTCCGTCAGCAAAGACGTGCTAGGCCGCGTCGGGCTCACCTGCCCGCGTCTGGTCGAGCTGGTGGTGTGCGCCAACGGGCTGCGGCCGCTGGATGAGGAGCTGATCCGCATCGCCCAACGCTGCACGCAGCTGTCTGCCATCGGCTTGGGAGAGTGCGAAGTGTCCTGCAGCGCCTTTGTGGAGTTTGTCAAGATGTGCGGGGACAGACTGACGCAGCTATCCATCATGGAGGAAGTACTGGTCCCAGATCACCGCTATGGGCTGGATGATATCCACTGGGAGGTGTCAAAGCATTTGGGTCGTGTCTGGTTCCCAGACATGATGCCAACCTGGTAG
- the lims1 gene encoding LIM and senescent cell antigen-like-containing domain protein 1 isoform X1 produces the protein MLGVAGMTGSIANALANAACDRCKSGFAPTEKIVNSNGELYHEHCFVCAQCFQQFPEGLFYEFEGRKYCEHDFQMLFAPCCHQCGEFIIGRVIKAMNNSWHPDCFCCDICQAVLADVGFVKNAGRHLCRPCHNREKARGLGKYICQKCHAIIEEQPLIFKNDPYHPDHFNCNNCGKELTADARELKGELFCLPCHDKMGVPICGACRRPIEGRVVNAMGKQWHVEHFVCAKCEKPFLGHRHYERKGLAYCETHYNQLFGDVCYHCNRVIEGDVVSALNKAWCVSCFSCSTCNTKLTLKDKFVEIDLRPVCKHCYERMPEELKRRLARREREAKDRKKKPAVCL, from the exons ATGCTGGGGGTGGCAGGAATGACGGGCAG CATTGCTAATGCTCTGGCCAATGCAGCCTGCGATCGATGTAAGAGTGGCTTTGCTCCGACTGAGAAAATTGTCAATAGTAATGGAGAGCTGTACCATGAGCACTGCTTTGTGTGTGCCCAGTGCTTCCAGCAGTTTCCAGAGGGACTCTTCTATGAG TTTGAAGGAAGAAAATATTGTGAACATGACTTCCAGATGCTCTTTGCCCCGTGCTGTCATCAGTGTG GGGAGTTCATCATTGGTCGTGTCATTAAGGCCATGAACAATAGTTGGCACCCCGACTGCTTCTGCTGTGACATTTGCCAGGCTGTGCTCGCAGACGTGGGGTTTGTCAAAAACGCTGGCAG GCATCTTTGTCGCCCGTGCCATAACCGTGAGAAGGCTCGTGGCCTGGGGAAGTATATCTGCCAGAAGTGCCATGCAATCATTGAAGAGCAGCCGCTCATCTTTAAGAATGATCCCTATCACCCAGACCACTTCAACTGCAACAACTGTGG GAAGGAACTGACAGCAGATGCCCGGGAACTGAAGGGAGAGCTCTTCTGTTTGCCCTGCCACGACAAGATGGGTGTACCAATCTGTGGTGCCTGCCGGAGACCCATTGAGGGGCGTGTTGTCAATGCTATGGGCAAGCAATGGCATGTTGAG caTTTTGTTTGCGCCAAGTGTGAGAAGCCTTTCCTCGGTCATCGCCATTATGAGAGAAAGGGTTTGGCTTACTGTGAGACTCATTATAACCAg CTCTTCGGTGATGTGTGCTATCACTGCAACCGTGTGATTGAAGGTGATG TCGTGTCTGCTCTCAACAAAGCCTGGTGCGTCAGTTGTTTCTCATGCTCCACCTGCAACACAAAACTCACTCTCAA AGATAAGTTTGTTGAAATTGACCTGAGGCCAGTGTGCAAGCACTGCTATGAGCGCATGCCTGAGGAGCTGAAACGCCGCCTGGCTCGACGTGAGCGCGAAGCCAAAGACCGCAAGAAAAagcctgctgtgtgtctgtag
- the lims1 gene encoding LIM and senescent cell antigen-like-containing domain protein 1 isoform X2, whose product MLGVAGMTGSIANALANAACDRCKSGFAPTEKIVNSNGELYHEHCFVCAQCFQQFPEGLFYEFEGRKYCEHDFQMLFAPCCHQCGEFIIGRVIKAMNNSWHPDCFCCDICQAVLADVGFVKNAGRHLCRPCHNREKARGLGKYICQKCHAIIEEQPLIFKNDPYHPDHFNCNNCGKELTADARELKGELFCLPCHDKMGVPICGACRRPIEGRVVNAMGKQWHVEHFVCAKCEKPFLGHRHYERKGLAYCETHYNQLFGDVCYHCNRVIEGDVVSALNKAWCVSCFSCSTCNTKLTLKNKFVEFDMKPVCKKCYEKFPLELKKRLKKLAESLGRK is encoded by the exons ATGCTGGGGGTGGCAGGAATGACGGGCAG CATTGCTAATGCTCTGGCCAATGCAGCCTGCGATCGATGTAAGAGTGGCTTTGCTCCGACTGAGAAAATTGTCAATAGTAATGGAGAGCTGTACCATGAGCACTGCTTTGTGTGTGCCCAGTGCTTCCAGCAGTTTCCAGAGGGACTCTTCTATGAG TTTGAAGGAAGAAAATATTGTGAACATGACTTCCAGATGCTCTTTGCCCCGTGCTGTCATCAGTGTG GGGAGTTCATCATTGGTCGTGTCATTAAGGCCATGAACAATAGTTGGCACCCCGACTGCTTCTGCTGTGACATTTGCCAGGCTGTGCTCGCAGACGTGGGGTTTGTCAAAAACGCTGGCAG GCATCTTTGTCGCCCGTGCCATAACCGTGAGAAGGCTCGTGGCCTGGGGAAGTATATCTGCCAGAAGTGCCATGCAATCATTGAAGAGCAGCCGCTCATCTTTAAGAATGATCCCTATCACCCAGACCACTTCAACTGCAACAACTGTGG GAAGGAACTGACAGCAGATGCCCGGGAACTGAAGGGAGAGCTCTTCTGTTTGCCCTGCCACGACAAGATGGGTGTACCAATCTGTGGTGCCTGCCGGAGACCCATTGAGGGGCGTGTTGTCAATGCTATGGGCAAGCAATGGCATGTTGAG caTTTTGTTTGCGCCAAGTGTGAGAAGCCTTTCCTCGGTCATCGCCATTATGAGAGAAAGGGTTTGGCTTACTGTGAGACTCATTATAACCAg CTCTTCGGTGATGTGTGCTATCACTGCAACCGTGTGATTGAAGGTGATG TCGTGTCTGCTCTCAACAAAGCCTGGTGCGTCAGTTGTTTCTCATGCTCCACCTGCAACACAAAACTCACTCTCAA AAACAAGTTTGTTGAGTTTGACATGAAGCCAGTGTGTAAAAAGTGTTACGAGAAGTTTCCTCTGGAGCTCAAGAAAAGGCTCAAGAAGCTGGCAGAGTCACTGGGGCGCAAGTGA